In Plasmodium vivax chromosome 14, whole genome shotgun sequence, the genomic window GCGAGCATGGGTACGAGGCATACACGCCAGGGTTGTATATGTAAACAGATCGGCGCTTCAAAAACGCTAGAGAATCTCCTCCTTGTATTCCAACTGCGAGCGCTGAAGAATGGGTACCCACTCGTCCTTGCCCCGAATGAGCCGCTTGGTATCCGCGTCAACAACAAATTTGGGGATGTTTCGGTAGAGCTGCTCGAGAAAGTCATCAGACACATCTGGGCCCAAATTTGACACCAAGTCACGAACCTTCAGTTGCAGCTCATGCCTTGTGCTTATTAGCTCCCGTTCGTTGTCCCTCCAGACATTTATCTTGCCACAAATAACTTTTAAAAGTATTTTCATTTGTCTTAAGAGAGTAGGAATTTGAGccgaataatttaaattgatATAGTAACAAATGGGTAATATGCACATGcttaaaattacaaatgcGATTCTGCTTAACCATGACTCGTAGAGGTATAAACTAAAGACTAACCCATACATGATGTTAAACGTTGGTAATAAAACTAGGAGCACTAAGACCTTGTAGCTAGCCACCACATCACAGCCCTGAATTTTTACTGTACTATTTTTCAGAGCAGATTCTCTATGTTTCTCTGCCAAATAAATAGAAATGGCAACAAGGGGTAGCCATAAGAGAGAAAAAGTCATAccaaaaattacacaaaaaattaaactacAAATATGCTCAATAAATTTTAACGTAGCTGCTGATGTGGACTGCTTCAGCATCCAGACTTCAtcatcttttattttatttgccttGAGCAATTTCTCATAGCATTTCAATTCATAACttaaattttcaatttctttgGAATTTCCAAATTTCCAaaacattttacaaaatagttgtaaattattgtaaattttatttttcgataTGGTCATTCGTTCTGGGGTGTATAAACTGACACACAGTTCTATGCATCTGCTTGTTTCGTGATCCTTGGAGGTTAACATGCAGCTTCGCATTCCT contains:
- a CDS encoding glycerol-3-phosphate acyltransferase, putative (encoded by transcript PVX_123330A); translation: MPDVYFLIRWLCKAIVSSLFGDVNVINPENVPLYGSVIFVGNHNNQFIDACVLVANIPRQVKFIVAEKSMRRAVIGKLASIIGCISVKRPEDLKFKGIGHICWVKGDKKIKGINTRFRLDVQMGDKLLTQNKIFLVAKIESETELIIQDAINIECEDKKNGVPFKIIPKINQTEVYNLVTSSLKNGDTIGIFPEGGSHDRTNLLPLKPGVAIMTLCALADGVEDVSIIPVGLSYSKLYQLQGCVTLFYGNAIIISQDLCKDYNNNHRETISKVLSKIEEGMRSCMLTSKDHETSRCIELCVSLYTPERMTISKNKIYNNLQLFCKMFWKFGNSKEIENLSYELKCYEKLLKANKIKDDEVWMLKQSTSAATLKFIEHICSLIFCVIFGMTFSLLWLPLVAISIYLAEKHRESALKNSTVKIQGCDVVASYKVLVLLVLLPTFNIMYGLVFSLYLYESWLSRIAFVILSMCILPICYYINLNYSAQIPTLLRQMKILLKVICGKINVWRDNERELISTRHELQLKVRDLVSNLGPDVSDDFLEQLYRNIPKFVVDADTKRLIRGKDEWVPILQRSQLEYKEEIL